A single genomic interval of Musa acuminata AAA Group cultivar baxijiao chromosome BXJ3-4, Cavendish_Baxijiao_AAA, whole genome shotgun sequence harbors:
- the LOC103979480 gene encoding dof zinc finger protein 1 isoform X2 — protein sequence MDTTQWSQGIGLVKPVKEFASSTTTTSGSDTCTTTRTPVTERRPRPHKEQALNCPRCNSTNTKFCYYNNYSLTQPRYFCKTCRRYWTEGGSLRNVPVGGGSRKNKRSSMSSATAISSSSCNSFTEALETASAPKKFHADLIPPSILLSTNSETPKLHEKQDLNLAFRQHSIPEYNDYFNLEISNANNISSSNSNYCAAVRALSDMEVLTNGMTAKGIGSLMPLPMTEYPTGLGFQGFRPPTLSFPLDGISGGGGGGIGGGGYGDLPGIQESVTGKLLFPLEVLKPAIPSNNVADQFEVQGDDPPRYWNGVIGGGSW from the exons ATGGATACTACACAGTGGTCTCAG GGCATAGGGTTGGTGAAGCCCGTGAAGGAGTTTGCTTCCTCCACCACAACCACCAGCGGCAGCGACACCTGCACCACCACCAGGACGCCGGTGACGGAGAGGCGGCCAAGGCCGCACAAGGAGCAGGCCCTCAACTGCCCCAGGTGCAActccaccaacaccaagttctgctactacaacaactataGCCTCACCCAGCCCAGGTACTTCTGCAAGACTTGCAGGAGGTATTGGACCGAGGGTGGGTCGCTCAGGAATGTCCCTGTGGGCGGTGGCTCGAGAAAGAACAAGAGGTCCTCCATGTCCTCCGCCACTgccatctcttcctcctcctgtaACTCCTTCACGGAAGCGTTAGAAACTGCCTCAGCTCCCAAGAAATTCCATGCCGACCTCATCCCTCCATCCATCTTACTCTCCACCAACTCTGAAACTCCAAAACTCCATGAGAAACAGGACCTCAACCTGGCCTTCCGCCAACATAGCATCCCCGAGTACAACGACTACTTCAACCTAGAAATCAGCAATGCCAACAACATCAGCAGCAGTAACAGCAACTATTGTGCCGCTGTTCGTGCTCTCTCTGACATGGAGGTACTGACGAATGGTATGACCGCAAAAGGCATCGGGTCTTTGATGCCGCTGCCAATGACGGAGTACCCAACAGGATTAGGATTTCAGGGATTCAGACCACCTACTCTAAGTTTTCCTTTAGATGGAATAAGCGGAGGGGGCGGGGGAGGTATTGGTGGTGGTGGGTATGGGGACTTGCCCGGTATTCAGGAGAGTGTTACTGGTAAGCTGTTGTTTCCTTTGGAGGTCCTGAAGCCTGCAATCCCCTCAAACAATGTCGCAGACCAGTTCGAGGTGCAAGGTGATGATCCTCCCAGGTATTGGAACGGTGTCATCGGAGGAGGCTCATGGTAG
- the LOC103979480 gene encoding dof zinc finger protein 1 isoform X1 — MSFPGSRLEIDGIGLVKPVKEFASSTTTTSGSDTCTTTRTPVTERRPRPHKEQALNCPRCNSTNTKFCYYNNYSLTQPRYFCKTCRRYWTEGGSLRNVPVGGGSRKNKRSSMSSATAISSSSCNSFTEALETASAPKKFHADLIPPSILLSTNSETPKLHEKQDLNLAFRQHSIPEYNDYFNLEISNANNISSSNSNYCAAVRALSDMEVLTNGMTAKGIGSLMPLPMTEYPTGLGFQGFRPPTLSFPLDGISGGGGGGIGGGGYGDLPGIQESVTGKLLFPLEVLKPAIPSNNVADQFEVQGDDPPRYWNGVIGGGSW; from the exons ATGAGTTTTCCTGGGTCGAGGCTTGAGATTGAT GGCATAGGGTTGGTGAAGCCCGTGAAGGAGTTTGCTTCCTCCACCACAACCACCAGCGGCAGCGACACCTGCACCACCACCAGGACGCCGGTGACGGAGAGGCGGCCAAGGCCGCACAAGGAGCAGGCCCTCAACTGCCCCAGGTGCAActccaccaacaccaagttctgctactacaacaactataGCCTCACCCAGCCCAGGTACTTCTGCAAGACTTGCAGGAGGTATTGGACCGAGGGTGGGTCGCTCAGGAATGTCCCTGTGGGCGGTGGCTCGAGAAAGAACAAGAGGTCCTCCATGTCCTCCGCCACTgccatctcttcctcctcctgtaACTCCTTCACGGAAGCGTTAGAAACTGCCTCAGCTCCCAAGAAATTCCATGCCGACCTCATCCCTCCATCCATCTTACTCTCCACCAACTCTGAAACTCCAAAACTCCATGAGAAACAGGACCTCAACCTGGCCTTCCGCCAACATAGCATCCCCGAGTACAACGACTACTTCAACCTAGAAATCAGCAATGCCAACAACATCAGCAGCAGTAACAGCAACTATTGTGCCGCTGTTCGTGCTCTCTCTGACATGGAGGTACTGACGAATGGTATGACCGCAAAAGGCATCGGGTCTTTGATGCCGCTGCCAATGACGGAGTACCCAACAGGATTAGGATTTCAGGGATTCAGACCACCTACTCTAAGTTTTCCTTTAGATGGAATAAGCGGAGGGGGCGGGGGAGGTATTGGTGGTGGTGGGTATGGGGACTTGCCCGGTATTCAGGAGAGTGTTACTGGTAAGCTGTTGTTTCCTTTGGAGGTCCTGAAGCCTGCAATCCCCTCAAACAATGTCGCAGACCAGTTCGAGGTGCAAGGTGATGATCCTCCCAGGTATTGGAACGGTGTCATCGGAGGAGGCTCATGGTAG
- the LOC103979480 gene encoding dof zinc finger protein 1 isoform X3: MSFPGSRLEIDGIGLVKPVKEFASSTTTTSGSDTCTTTRTPVTERRPRPHKEQALNCPRRYWTEGGSLRNVPVGGGSRKNKRSSMSSATAISSSSCNSFTEALETASAPKKFHADLIPPSILLSTNSETPKLHEKQDLNLAFRQHSIPEYNDYFNLEISNANNISSSNSNYCAAVRALSDMEVLTNGMTAKGIGSLMPLPMTEYPTGLGFQGFRPPTLSFPLDGISGGGGGGIGGGGYGDLPGIQESVTGKLLFPLEVLKPAIPSNNVADQFEVQGDDPPRYWNGVIGGGSW; the protein is encoded by the exons ATGAGTTTTCCTGGGTCGAGGCTTGAGATTGAT GGCATAGGGTTGGTGAAGCCCGTGAAGGAGTTTGCTTCCTCCACCACAACCACCAGCGGCAGCGACACCTGCACCACCACCAGGACGCCGGTGACGGAGAGGCGGCCAAGGCCGCACAAGGAGCAGGCCCTCAACTGCCCCAG GAGGTATTGGACCGAGGGTGGGTCGCTCAGGAATGTCCCTGTGGGCGGTGGCTCGAGAAAGAACAAGAGGTCCTCCATGTCCTCCGCCACTgccatctcttcctcctcctgtaACTCCTTCACGGAAGCGTTAGAAACTGCCTCAGCTCCCAAGAAATTCCATGCCGACCTCATCCCTCCATCCATCTTACTCTCCACCAACTCTGAAACTCCAAAACTCCATGAGAAACAGGACCTCAACCTGGCCTTCCGCCAACATAGCATCCCCGAGTACAACGACTACTTCAACCTAGAAATCAGCAATGCCAACAACATCAGCAGCAGTAACAGCAACTATTGTGCCGCTGTTCGTGCTCTCTCTGACATGGAGGTACTGACGAATGGTATGACCGCAAAAGGCATCGGGTCTTTGATGCCGCTGCCAATGACGGAGTACCCAACAGGATTAGGATTTCAGGGATTCAGACCACCTACTCTAAGTTTTCCTTTAGATGGAATAAGCGGAGGGGGCGGGGGAGGTATTGGTGGTGGTGGGTATGGGGACTTGCCCGGTATTCAGGAGAGTGTTACTGGTAAGCTGTTGTTTCCTTTGGAGGTCCTGAAGCCTGCAATCCCCTCAAACAATGTCGCAGACCAGTTCGAGGTGCAAGGTGATGATCCTCCCAGGTATTGGAACGGTGTCATCGGAGGAGGCTCATGGTAG